Below is a window of Pogoniulus pusillus isolate bPogPus1 chromosome 2, bPogPus1.pri, whole genome shotgun sequence DNA.
GTGTTACAAAGAGAGATAACCTTTAAAGCAGACACAAAACAGGACAGAACTAAAAACCCTAAAATGAATATTGATTACAAATTACTCTTTAAGATCACTAGGTAAATCATCAAGAGGCTTAGACTGAAAACTTACTGAGTTATTAATCTATCTGTAAAAGGGGAGAATACTGTTATTTCCCCTTCCTCAGAGCAGTCTGTATTCACTGCCTCTCAGATTGAGAtgtgaaaggatttttttttgctcaaCTGTGGCTATGCAGAGGTAAAATATCTCAGAGTACCTGCTACAAACCAAGGCTGGATTTATTAATAATACAAACATGAATCACTTTTATTTCATGTTTTGAAGAGACAAGTTGGCAATCCTTTTCTTTACCTTTCCATTTCAGTGGTAGAAACAAGGAGAGCATCGTGGATGGATGAAGATGTAAAAGATACTGTATTCTTAGCTAGTGCAGCAGCTTATGCCTAACTTCACTGATTTAACAGCCATTACCACAGGAAGCCATTAGTCTCAATTGATAGCTTTACTGCCATCAGTTACTTAAAGAAACCTGCATAAGGccaggctctagacagcctgatctaatgtgaggtgtccctgcctatggcagggaggttggaactagataatccttgtggtcccttccaaccctgactgattctatgattctctattttCTGTACCTTGGCAGAAcgagagagcaaggagaaaaaaaaccaaatgtgGTCTATCTAGGTCTTCACAAGTACCACATGTTAATCTACCACAATAGTAATTACCTCATAAACTCTAGCTCAACAATTTTAAACCACAGATTTTAAACATTTTAAATTAACTCTGAAAAAAGAAATTGTTGTCATACTTCAGACAGAAATGAGAATCACTTGAATCTGGATCATTCACTTGATTCCATGCAACAAcatgagaggaaaaggcatactCTGTTACCTTGGTCAGCAGCATCTTTCAGCCTTTGAAATAATTTGAGAAagaatttttcctttcttcataaTCTGCAAATGCAGAAGCAATAGGATCTGAGTAGAACATGACAGGCCTTGGTCCTTCATTGGTCACAGTGAAAGTAGCTGGGAACTTTCTGAGATCAAGACCCCTGCCCGAAAAATAAGCCTGGAGCGTTCTGAAAAACTGAACATATTTCAGATGTGAAAACAGAGCGTGCCCAGATGAGATGGATTATTTCTACTGACACAATTTAAATGCAATATTTGTCTTTATGTGGGATTAAATTCTCTTTTGTGACCTTACACTGGTACAACACAGACATGTGCTCTCTATTTGTGGCTCATACACCTCACATGGTGTACAAGGGCCACCAACTCCTTACTGATCTATGCTCCCCTTCAAACCACTGAGGATTCAAACTTCATCCCTTATAAAACAGGCACCACAAAACCCTTTCTGAGTGCAAGCAGTACAGTTCTGTTACACAGTAAGAGAAACGGTCTCCAAGAGTTAGCCACAGCGCACAACTGAATCGAATGGGTCGCTTGAAAACATTTGTGTTTCTTAAAACAGTGAGGAAAACGTGTGGGAAACTGATCCTTCAGAAGGGATCTTGCAGATGTCCCCTTAATGATATTTTCGTAGCTGTAATTAACTTATAGATGTTAAGGCACAAGTCCTGACAGTCTGTCAGATACAAACTTCCTTGTActtctggaagaggagagaacaTACAATCAGAGCACACACTGGAAAGAAACATAATAATCATCCCTCTCCTGCTTCATGAAGCAAGTGGCTGTATAACCAAAATGCATTTTTAGAAACTGAAGCTGCTGTATGAAGCTGTAAGGGAGCTCTGTGCATTACTGCAGTGTCTCTTCAGTCAAGGAGTACATCTTGACTGAAGATTGTTCATCCAGCTGTGGTTATTGACTACACAAAGTGCACACTTACTAGCACTACATTTAATGGGCCCCTCTTACCTTTCAATTTACAGGAGAAAAATGCTGGTGGCAAAGAAAAGACTCACACAGGCTATCTTTCTTGCAGCATTTCCTTACCAGGTCTCTGTTTCTAGGGTTATCTAGTGGTTTCCATTTTTCttctggttggaaaggagcacccTTTGCCAATCCTCTCACAGCCAACGCTGTATAGAGACCCAGGAGCACCACTTTCCACATGTTGAAGAGAAGAACAGACTATCTGCAAGAAGGACAATGAACCACACACCCCTTAAATCCTACCAAACTGGCACTGATGAAGGCATACATGACAATGCAGTGGGGTGCTGAAAACAGTTTATCCATGGCAAGGAAAACCTTGACATCCATGTGCTGTCAACTGGGTTTTGTTCTACTCCTGATGTCCTGGAATAAATTATTCTAAGGAAACATCTTCCATATCAAGGCTCTAAAGGGTTAAACCACCTGTCTCCCTATAACACAGCAGTGAGGGAAAGTAACACCCAAAGACACTGGACTCTCTTTCTGAGAGGGACTAGAACAACACATAGCACAAAGTATTTACATTTGTAATGTTATATTTCATATCAGGTACAGCCATTTCAACTGGCTGAATAGTTACAGCAGCAGATCTCTGTGCTCCGAGGAGAATGCAAAACTATGGCTTGAGATCCAGACAGTTCAGTTTTTAACACTGCCTGAAAAGAAAGTGTACCACATATATTAGTAAGTGCAATAATAATACAGCCTGGTGTACTCTACTAGAGACCTATTTCATAATGTGATTCAAGGGAGGTTaaaaacacaaaggaaaaaaaaaacattctcccTTTCATGTTCTTTAAAATAAAGCTTACCAGTGAATTTGGCTCTGGCTTGCCCCTTCTTGGTTAGCCTCCTTGCAATCTGTGAACAAACTGATCTCTGCACTTATATTTCTAGTGGACTGTAGGTGGGTGTCAGTGACGTTAGCAGGAGTTCAAAAATACAGTAATGATTCCATTTCCATCCATGACATGAAGACTCTTGAGGATTTCATCTTTCCTACTCTTAAGACCTGTTGCTACTGAAAAGTGCAGTGCAGATTCCTCCTCTCTAAGCTGTATTGCAGAAAATTTGAGGTAAACATATGATATTTAAAACAATTCCCAGCAGAGATAGCAGAACTGTATCAAAATACTACTTTTAATTAAAAGCCATATCTCTAGCATGGTGACTAACTGATAATTACAGGTGATTGAATGGTTTTCAGGCAAGGCAAGATGTGGATCATTTCTTGGTACAGGAGACAGAAAGTAAGGTCTGTTTCAAAATCCCAAATCAAAACACTTTAACGGATGTATTGCCTTCCTGCCCTGACTTTATCATCAGTCAATTTCCCCCCTCAGACTAGAAACACAGACAGACTGCAAGGACTGTGCTAATTTAGTTTAGCCTCATTTCAGAATGAGTATTCTAGAGGTGAAAGCTGAGAAGATTTATGGGGAGAGAGATCACATTTTAGATGGAAATGCATTTTTGAGGGAGAAAATTAGGTAAAATAGGGAAAAGGTGAGGTCACCTATAGGGCACAGAATTAATATTTTGGAGAGAAAGGTTGAGGTGTTttgaagaggagagaaataGTTGGAGGGAAAAGCTGGGGTAATTATTAGGAGCCagaatgaagatgctgaagggaaaagCTGATATAAGTTAGGAGTCAGAGATCACATAGAAGAAAAAGGTGATTTAGAGGGAAAAGTAGAAGTGATATATAGGGCAGAGAATGAAGACTGTGGAAGGAGAATCTCAGATGACATGGGGGCAGAGGTGACATCTTGGAGGGAAGAGCTGAGATAATCACTAGGTAAGAGAATTAAAATTTTGGGAAAAAATCTGAAGGGGagagaaataatttttttaaggaaaaagcAGATGTGCTTAGGGTGGATGGAGGTGAAATGGAGGGGAAAGCTATGGTAAGCTAGGGGAGGTGAAATTACAGGATCattcaggatgtcaggggttggaagggacccaaagagatcatcgaggccaactcccctgccagagcaggaccatacaatctagctcaggtcacggaggaatgcatccagacaggtcttgaaagtctccagagaaggagactccacaacctctctggggagcctgttccagtgctctgtgacccttacggtaaaaaagttcccccttgtgtggaACTTCCTTTGCTgtagcttatatccattgctccttgtcctatcccagggagcaagtgagcagaggctgtctccCCGCTCCTGATCCCCCagcctcagatgtttataaacatttattaaatcccctctcagtcttctcttctctagattaaaaaggcccaggtccctcagtctctcctcctaaggcagtgctccagtcccctcaacATTGTCACAGCTCTCTCtttgactctctccagcagatccctgtccctcttaaactggggagcccaaaactgaatacaggactcaagatggggtctcaccagagcagagtagaaggaatGGAATTTAGAGGGAAAACTCAGAGGACATTCAGAGTGAAACAGTTATTTTACACAGAAAAGGTGAAATACAGAGCAAAGTGAATGTAAAATTTGGAGTGCAAAGCTAATTGAAGTTGAGAGGAACAGAGGTGGCATTTTGGAGGGAGACGCTGAGTTGCTTTAGATGAAATAAAGTACACTGGATAATGATTAAAGAACTAAAAAGAGCTAAAGTGATGGCCCTAGACTCAGCATTATCCAGATCTAGTAGTTAAGAGCTGGCACTCCTGAGACCTCTCCTTAGCAAAGGCCAGctcagaagaaagaagaggcaCCGTTTGGAACAGTGAggcaagagagagagcagaaagaggAGCAGCATCAGGCTGAAGAAGGGTACGTGGAAAAGGTGCTCTAGGCAAAGGAACCTCCCAGTCACGGGCTGCAAGTCACACAAGACCCTTGCCAGCACCTTTAGGGAGCTGGCTGGAAGTCTAGAGAGAGAGGCAACTCTGTAAGGAGGAGGGTATAAGCCATACccgaagggaaaacaaaaagaagaaaagtaaaGACCTTCAAGTTTGCACAACTCAAATGAGAATAGGATCCATCTTCCAGAATATCAGATGTTGTACTGGCTTTGACACGAAGCCTTTAGGACTCCTTCTCAGAAAACAAGATGGTTGTATTTTGCAGGTGAGAAGTCACCCTGAGAGTGTCATATGTGGAGTCCCTCCCAAAGGGAAGCTTGCAGGCCAAACATTTGTTTCTACCTACTggtccaagaaaaaaaaaacattgctgCTTCCTACAAATGTTGCCTCATTGATGTCCTCTGCAGTCTTATCTCAGTATGGAATCTGAATAGTTGAGGCACACTGAATCACTGTGGCTTCTGCAGATTCAGACATctaagtgataggacaagaggaagtagcCTCaaattgcatcaggggaggtgtaggttgGATTACATTAGGCTGTgccagttggggctgttcagcctggagaagagaaggctccagggacaccttgtAGCAGCCTTCAGTACCTGAGGGAGCTACAGGaaacctggggaggaactttttacaaAGTCTTgcggtgacaggatgaggagcaatggctttgagctggaaggggggAGATTTACactgaacattaggaagaaactgtttACAGTGGGGATAGTgtgacactgaaacaggttgcacagggaggttgtggaagtcctctccccagaggtgttcaaggccaggttggatggtctagtgggaggtgtccatgcccatggcaggggggtgggaactgggtgatctttcaggtcccttctgacacaagccattctgtgaagcCTTGACattgaagaaacttcttccctgaaagggtttgcaaagactggaagagagctcctcAGGGGGGTGGCTGAATCACAATCCCTGGAGTTTGTTTtatagaggcagagatgtggtgctgatggcCATGGTTTAACTtgagccttggcagagttagacaaAGAtcgatcttgaagatcttttctaaTTGAAACAATTTCCTGATGGTATGATAGAAAAGGTGCCCTGGGGGCAGAAAGTGCTCTTGAAGCCCTTCAGGTTGGTTGCATCCTTTTCATTCAGCACAACCGCTGCTGAAATGATCACAGGAGATGTGCAGTTCTCATCTCATTGAAGATCTTACAAAAGcagtctgctgctgcccaccagctgtGTCTGTTCGGGACAcagaactgggaggagtggctgacaccctgTCAGGCTGTACTGCCATTTGCCAGACCTGgctaggctggagagctgggcgtgaagttcaacaggggtaagtgcagagtcctggaaCTGTGGAGGAACAATCCCCTGCATCAGTACAGGTAAGgggtgacctgctggggagcagttttgcagagaaggacccaggagtgctggtggacaacaagtttTCCATAAGCCAGGAATGtaccctcatggccaagaaagcaaatgacACCTGGGAGTATGAAGAGTGCACTcagcaggttgaaggaggttctccttcccctctgccctggtgaggcctcagaTGGAGtcttgagtccagttctgggctccccagttcaagagagacaaggaactactcaattcaggaaggacattgaggtgctggagtgtgtccaaaaaagggcaacaaagttgatGAAGGCTCTAGAAGTATCACAAggtctgtgaggagcagaagagggaacttgggttattcagcctggagaagaggctgagaggacacctctttgttctctacaactacgtgaaaggaggttggagagaggtgggtgttggtctctttccacatgcaacaagtgacagtacaagaggaaatagtctcaagttgtgccaagggaggttcaggttggataccaggaaaaatttcttcccagaaagagttcTCAGGCACTTGGCACCACTGATCCTGGGTGAGGTACTGGGCAAGTCTCAGGCTGGACTCACCAGTAGATGGGAACCAGGTTCAGGAGttggattcaggaacacaggGATTGGGATGGAAGGCAGAAAGGACAAACTCCTTCTGGGACACTGGCCAGTGAAGAAAAGGCTTGACCTTGAGgatccctcagctttctcctgaaGATGCTGTCCACGGGATAAAATCCCTTGCTGGGCAGTGGGGGTCACCCGTCTTGTCTGCTCCTCCACTCAGGTGCCACCTCTGACTTCCTGCACCCCAAAGTGGGGCataagctgtggcagtgctcttgGTCTGCAGCCCAGTGCTTGGCAGTGACTGCCCATCAGTGTCTCCATcctagcagcagcccctggttGTGCACATCTGCCCTGAACTGCAGGAAgtgcctcactgagcagagcctgagaagTCACAGGCTTGAACAGAATTAACTCTGCTATGAATCAGACCAGGACAACAGTTTGGATGTGTTTGGTCTTGTATCTTTTCACGCTGAAAGCACCTTAGTGCTAGCATATTAGTGATATTAATTAATATttgcagtgggggtggtgagacactggaacaggttgcccagggaagatgTGGATGTCCCctttctggaagtgttcaaggccaggctggatgaggccttgaccaagctggtctagtggaaggtgtcctgccTGTGACATGGGgtagaactagatgatgtttaaggtctcttccacctcaaaccattttgtgattctacaattctttgATCCATGAGAAACTCAGACGAAAACTCCTCCAGCTGGTCCCTGACCCTGTTTCCTTCAGTGTCATGGTGTCATTTAAACAGTTTCACATCTCTGAAGACTCTTATTAGTGTAAGGATGAAAATGTCTGGGGGTGCAAACGCTGGGATCTTCCAGCTCAGCAACCACATGGCTTACATGGCAACAACGACATCCAACGACAGGTAGCAGTTTGAAAAGTGCATGACTTGGACCCAGAAAGGGTCCTTGCACCTCTGGATGTTTAAAATGCCTGAAAATTCTTGGAGTGGATtagaaaaaatattaaaaactgtcaGTGCTAGTGCAAGGTGTTCCAGCAGAGAAAAAGCTCTCATTTTTATCTAGATATTGAGGAATCTTGTTAATTTATGTATAAGAAGATTTCGAAATGATCCCTCTGTATCTCCTCTATTTTTATAAAGACTTCTAGAATGTAAACAAAACCATCCTAAGTAGAGACACATAGGGGTTTGAAATGCAAATTGTGTATATGTTAGTTAAAAAGCAGTGGCtttcctttgtgtgtgtgtggttttggttttcattcAAATGGAAAGATCTCTGAACAGAGCTAAGCTGAGCTACTTCCCCCCCATCAGGGGCAGGGGGTCCGCCCTCGGTGCTCACTGCCGCCACCTTGTGCTTAACGTGCGGAACTGCAGCTCAGCGGCGAGTGCCGCTCCGCCAgccctcggtgctgctgcttcgtCTCTAAATGCCCTGAAGGCTTGAAATGCCTGAAAATTCTTGGGGGAGCGGTGGAGGGATCAAAAATGGTTTGATCTTATAGGTGTTAGTGTAAGGCGTCATTTCGATAGAAATCTCTCGGTTTTTTATATAGACATTAAAAATTGTATTAATTTATAGCTAAAAAGGATTTAAAAACAGAAAGTCTGTATCTACTCTATTATAAAAAGGATTTTAGAAGATGGAAACCCTCCCTGCAACGGGGCCGACGCGTTCGTAGCAGCATAGGCCACAcaccccctccccgccccaTGGCCGTGCCGCCGGTGCTGCGCGTTGCTATGGACTCCGCGCATGCCTTGTATAGAGGGACGTTGCTATGGATTCGACGCGTGTCATGGCGCTCAGAGGTGTGTTTCGTACGCACCGTAGAGCCGGACTCGGATCGACCCGAGTCAGACTGAAtggagccgagccgagccgagccgagcctcCACGTCTCGCCGCTGCTGCGCTTGGAAGAggtctctgctctccagcccgcGGAATGTCTCTGCTTCGtgagcagggttctgggcagccctgggtggTGCCTGCTAGCCGCCGTCCGCTCGGGAGGACGGGCGGGGGAAAGAAAACCTCGGGCATTCACTGCCAGAggttccttcttttcctctcttacaCAAGGATTCAACAAATCAATTAATCAAGTCCAGACGCAACTAAGACCCATTTTAGAACAACTTATGTAAGTAACAGGCTTTGAAGTTGCTTCCTATATAGCTTCCTTTTAGTTTATATAGAAAAAAAAGTCGGAAGAGAGCTGTCTGCACTTACTATGTTACAGAGTAAGTCTAAGCAGATGTTCTGTGCAGCCTAGAGACTGTAGCTAAGCGTAACTAGAGAACTAAGCCTAAATAGTCTAATTGTAAGTGGGCTTCTAAAATGCCTACAAATGCTAGAATTTATAACAAGGATTTAAAAGCTTGACCCTCCCCTCTAAATATCTCTCTACTCCAGACAGAGAAGCACTTTCAAAAGCCCCCACTTCACTTTTTCCCATTTTCCTATCCCGATTAGGGGCCGATGTCCCCAGAGGCGCGCTTCACCTGCGCAGGCATTGGTGCAGACCCGCGCGTTGCTATGGACGCTCCGCTGTCGCGCTCACTGCTGCCGCCGTGTGGACGCGAGGAGGAATTGCTCTGGTTTTGGTGACTACAGGGCAGAAGGTGCCTtgctttgtcatagaatcatagatgaTCCATGGCTCTTGGCCAATCAGAAACTACATGGGAAGGAAATTTCAGCCTGTCATGGGTTAAAAGACGAGGCGTcatgtatcttttttttttttaaagggagcTTAATTGCTTTGCCTGAAAACAAGTTGCAAATTTGTATTTGGCCTCAGCCACAAACTCTGACAGAGTGGAAGGCTTCGGTACCAGaatgtggaactgttggaaacCCAATTCCTCTTTCAAGTGGTTCAGAAACTGTTTTCCTTTGGAAAATGGGGACCAAAATGTCTATAAAGTAAGTTGCTGCAAAATACCAGCCTTGAGACGCCATGTTCCAGGCATTTTAAAACCAGTTTTGAACCAGAGCTGAGTAGCACACAAAGTGAAACATTTCTGGTTATAAGCTAAAGCAAAGGGGGTAGCCCCAAATTCCTTTACTTTGTGAGGGAGCTGCATGGAAACTCCACAGAATGGAATGGAGAATTCAGGGCAACCAGTTTCTCAGCAGGTGGCTAGAGCAACATATATGCAGTTTTGAACCAGAGACCTTACTCAGCCAGACAGCACACTAAGTGAAACATTTATGTTATAAGCTAAAGTAAAGGATGTAGGTCAAAATGCCTTTGCTCTGAGAAGTTGAAAGGAGGCTCTAAGAATGGAAAAGAGAATTCAGGGCTACTAATTTTCTCTGCAGGAGTTGGAGCAAGACATGtgcagggaatcatagaatcaaccaggttggaagagacctccaagaccatccagtccaacctagcacccagccctatccaatcgactagaccatggcactaagtgcctcatccaggcttttcttgaacacctccaggggtggtccCGCATTCTCTGTTCTGTTCTTAGAGTCTCCTTGCAACTTCCTTGCATGCAGAGGACCCTACGGTCTTCCTGGGGGTACTTTTTTTGGGTAAATCTCATGTATAAGTATGAAGTCACTCCAGTATATGTGTTACCATCTCCAGATCAGAGAACATACTACAAATCTTGCCAGTGCCTTTACTAAATCTGCCAATAACAAATAAGGATTTCAGAGCTGAACTAGCTCACAGAGCTTTAGCCCTTGGATTACTTAGTAATGAACTCCCTATAGTCCAGCCTTTTCATTTCATATAATGACCAAGACAGTTCCAGTTAAAGGCCTGAGTCAAGTGACATActgctgtatttttttcagAGATCTCACCAGAAATAGCACATTCCTCTGTTTAAGTAGACACAATTTTATAAATATCTGCATTGTTCAAGAACCTAACCCAACTGTTTTTCCCCAGTGTATCACTGGAAAGCACAGAAGAACTCAAAAGCAAGAATCATGCTTTTGGGTTTTGGCATTTTCTGCTTCTGAGGCCAGAAGGTCTTCTCAGACTCAGCTGACAGGGCAGTACTCTCCTAGCTCTGTTCACATGCTCAC
It encodes the following:
- the C2H2orf66 gene encoding uncharacterized protein C2orf66 homolog; protein product: MWKVVLLGLYTALAVRGLAKGAPFQPEEKWKPLDNPRNRDLFFRTLQAYFSGRGLDLRKFPATFTVTNEGPRPVMFYSDPIASAFADYEERKNSFSNYFKG